Below is a window of Oryza brachyantha chromosome 10, ObraRS2, whole genome shotgun sequence DNA.
GCAAAAGCTGCAACAGACTGCACATACTTGGTATAAGGTGGTATTCTTGACTCCCATGTCACCAGTTCAAAATCACCATCTGGAATCGCCTTGCATCCAGCGATCAGGTCTCTAAACAGCATGCTTGGTCTGTTCTTGTTTGGATCAGCATCATTCCTCCTTTCTACTCGAGGTGGCATCAGACGAAGGCGACTAGGGCAAGACGAGGCAAACCTGGTGATGTCTATCGGCTGCTCCTTCTCGATGATGTCTTTCGGATGCTCACCATATTTCGACAAATTGTTCTTCACCATGCCCCCAAATCGTCGCAGTATTCGGAGCCAGAATTGGAGATTCAGGTTGCTTCTCAGCAGGTCAGCAATCACGTTTGCAGTTATCAGTGATCCACCCAAGACAACTGCAAGATCATTTGCAACTGCTGCCATCTTAGGATGGTGCCTCTCGTCGATGCTTCCAAATGCGAGCATCTTGAACAGGTAGCTGTACTCCTCTTGTGACAAGCTGTTCAGATGAATTGCCTTCACTGTTCCAAACCTTGCAAGCTTTTCAATCCTACTTATGATTATCACTTTGCTTCCTGCGGCTGTCATTTGACTTGCAGTAGAGTAGAATTTTACCCAGTCCTCTTCATCCATGTCAGTGAAGAATTCAACTACAATCAACGTCCTCACTTTGCAGAACATTGCATCCTCTATTCCCTGGATGCTGTCTCCGTTGATGTACAAAACTGAAGAAAAGTATGATCTGATCCGCTCGTCACCACAGACATGGCTGACCAAAGCTTTCTTGCCAACCCTGCAGCCACCGATGATTGGGAGAACAAGAGGGCAGCTCTGATGGCCATGATTTTGCAACAGAATGTTGATAACCTGCTGCTTCTCGGCATGACGACCGAACATAAAATTGTCAGCATAAAGGTAAGAATCATAGGGCCTGCGACAAACACGCTCACATCCCAGTAACAATACAAGAAACTCATTCATATTAGAAATCGCAGATTCCAAATTCTTCAGCACAATTTCTAATTCATTATCAGCTGCAGGGCCTCCAGTGTTACCAAGAACTGTGCATGAGCGTTTCAAAGTAACTGACACAGTAGACAACCTTCTCACCTCTTCATCATCTGAAGATTCGTACTTGATCATGTCCAGCATGTAGTACCCTCGATACATGCTCTTCGCAAGCATGTTGAGCTGCGTTAGCATGGTAGGATTTGTGATGCATCGCCCATCTGCTTCCTCGACTACTACGCGGACTCTGATCAGGAGCTCCTGCAACCTCTTCGTCTTGTCATGCGTACAAATGCTTTCTGTGTATTTCTTCATCAGAAAGGACATGAGTCGGTTGATTAGGTCACCTGCAATTGCAGAAATGGCTACCTCCATATCTGAatctatgtatgtatgtatgtatgtatgtatgtgtgtgtgcgcaGTTCTCTCTGGCGTGTGTGTTTGTATGCAGCTCGCGAAAAGCTTACTTGGTTCCTCCCGGTAATCGCGATTATAAATAATAGGGGGAAATAATTGACACCAAAACCTGTCATTATCCAGAGCTACTTAGGATGTGTTATCTGTTTGGTCCAATGTACCAAATTAATGATAATGGCCGGCCTCTTGATGGATGACTGCATTCTAGCTGGGAGGCATCTCCTGACACCATTGTGAGCGAGACATTTAACTATTCGCCACTCTtaaatgataataaatttatcactTGCTACACGCTATCAATGACATGTGGATTCTTATGTGTTTATGATATATGGATCCagtgataaatctgttatcaTCACTcataagagtgacaaaaaaattaattatttcaaaggCTGGTACAGGAGTGATGGACAAACAGAATCTCCTTTTGCCAAGGGTAATATTcatcttaatttgattttatatatagctGTTCATTATGTTTTCCTTAATTATTAAAAGGATCAGCGCTTAAGTTGCAAAGTTCATAGCAGAAATAGGTGAGATGACAGATTCAACACGATCACTGCTACAttcttttaaagaaatatagatattccaaaaacaaaaacatgtagCTATCATCTCGAGCGaaatcatccatccatctactATGCATGTATAAACTGAAATCTGCACGGAACCATCCCATCCGATTTAatcccttcaaccaaacaatttACGTCACCCCCATCTACTTGCATACATAGTAATTAACTTAATTAGCTCATTGACGGAGCTTGTCATATTAATTATCCTTCATAAAGATGGAAATCAATAATTTGATGGTGTAGTTATCAGTACAAGGCGTCTTTCTTATCAAGTAAAGAGAGCTTTTTGACTAAATTTATGGCATAGATAACTTGATTATGGATGAACTATAGGAAGTGAATGTGCTGCAGCTattgattttaaattcttgGTGTTCTAAATATGTCCACTGTTTCCCATTTTTTCATGCAGTAACTGACCAAGGTTCAAGTTATCAGTCATTTGTTACTTGcatcatgaattcatgatTATGGCCACCTTCTAAAGAACTGCTAGCTGGAGCTTTTactattataaacataagcatttatttaattttaacaaCTTTTTTGCATGGAatatactattatttattatttagtagtttgaaaaaagttcgtgcaaaaaagaaatatttgctCAGCCGATAAACTTTTTAGAACGCGGCCTAAATCATTCCCAGAAAGCATTCCTTTGGGAACAAACAGCTGGAATTTATTCAGCTAAATTTATCTTTCATATTGCACTGAATCCAAAACGTTAAATAAGACAACCACTGGAACAGCAACTCATCTTGACCAGGCACAATCtgaaaaactttatttttttttaatttcctccCTCTCACCAAACATCAATCCCTTTCTTCTTGAGTTTTCCGTTACGAAGCTCTCCGGCTTTTTTACTGTTATTAAAAAGTATTTCAAATTCTATTAACTCAAGTTACATTATGTTGCAaggtattaattttttaagctgaAAGATATGGTactttgagatatttttttaatgatgtaaAAAAAAGCTATGTGCTCCTGTAGCAACTCCACCCTCACTCTGCACGTTGCACCAATCCTGCACCTTCCTGATGTTCTGAATTTCAGGATCAGCTTAATGAGGTGCTTGCTACTGAGAAACACCACATTTCTCACAGGACTGAAGGTGATGTGCCTCCGcaaacaattaaataaatcatCACCCCTAATCCCAACCACTAAGTTGAGTTTGCAAGATATTCATAAGTTGGAAGtccagagattttttttccttagagTGATTATTTTGCTTTGAATGAAGATGAGTTGTGAGATTTATTAGTTTTTATGGTGAGAATTAGTGACCACCACAGACAGCTAGCACTCCTTTGACATGACGTTTGGCCTCCGTACCAGTCAATCACAGCCACATTAATTACTTATCAATAGATTGAACAATTTtacaaaaagataatatttccGAGGCGAAGAGAATACTGCATGTACACCTAAATCGAACATCCTAGGTCAATCATACATACCAGATATAATATTACACccttatattttcttataagtcaaaatttaaatttttaatattagatttgaagttaattttaggattttgttcaccgaagtttatttttcaactttacctTTATCGCTAaagtttaataattttttttataaatatgtaagcCAACAatccaatttttatttttcttattttttaaagaaggaTATTTTTATCTAGCCTCTATGTCCGGCTGGATATAtgcatccatttttttattcttggaACTTCCCTCAAGTAGGGAACTTAGTCCCTGAAACAACCTAACCAGAAATTCATGTTTCTATCGAGATTTAAACCCAATAACTTAGATGCTACTTAGTTCGCTGTAACCACTTAGCTATATGTCATTTCTCATCCAACAATCCATTACCCACCCTCTACgcaaatcaaaaatatttaaactagTTGAATGatattatatgttttcataaaacaataacTTAAATAAGATATTTGCTGGTGTAACGTAGATCGATGACGTAAAAAGGGCTGAAACAAACTTGACCACTCAGTCCATAAGCAATGAATACCGTTGCTGTTTGATCATTGACATGGTCTTTTTGACTGGGTATAACTGCTTTCATGAGCCAGAAGTGACATAATGactatcaaaatataagtatggctgtcacatatatatcaactaCGGCATTAATTGTGAGAAAACCATACACGAAAATACCGAGTCGTATGCGGTCAAGCACCATTGTGGGCACGCAAAGGACagattgtcacacccggagtttcgtcctaagcctaaatcataaaaagaaatccgtaaataacaattggtttaattaactcaggaaaaatccctctaaaaggaattaattcaattaaatcgtggctcgcaaatcgactaacaggatttaaattcaaattgcagaagtataaaatttggccaaacaaattaagttaaaactcgacaaaagtggggttttcctttttccctcctttttcctttctttttccttccttctcaaattgggccgaagtccaattttcctccctctctctttttccttttctttttctttttctttttccttcccgggccggcccagccgcgccggccgttttcctccgcccgcgcgcgcgctcccgcctgggccgccgctcggcccagctcgccgcgtcgcccgcgcccgcgagtccgcgctgcctccctcctctctctcgcgccactgacaggtggggcccacctgtcagtgaccgtt
It encodes the following:
- the LOC102714769 gene encoding uncharacterized protein LOC102714769 isoform X1; this encodes MEVAISAIAGDLINRLMSFLMKKYTESICTHDKTKRLQELLIRVRVVVEEADGRCITNPTMLTQLNMLAKSMYRGYYMLDMIKYESSDDEEQQVINILLQNHGHQSCPLVLPIIGGCRVGKKALVSHVCGDERIRSYFSSVLYINGDSIQGIEDAMFCKVRTLIVVEFFTDMDEEDWVKFYSTASQMTAAGSKVIIISRIEKLARFGTVKAIHLNSLSQEEYSYLFKMLAFGSIDERHHPKMAAVANDLAVVLGGSLITANVIADLLRSNLNLQFWLRILRRFGGMVKNNLSKYGEHPKDIIEKEQPIDITRFASSCPSRLRLMPPRVERRNDADPNKNRPSMLFRDLIAGCKAIPDGDFELVTWESRIPPYTKYVQSVAAFADDTKNGPATFTRKRPFSC
- the LOC102714769 gene encoding uncharacterized protein LOC102714769 isoform X3, which encodes MEVAISAIAGDLINRLMSFLMKKYTESICTHDKTKRLQELLIRVRVVVEEADGRCITNPTMLTQLNMLAKSMYRGYYMLDMIKYESSDDEEVINILLQNHGHQSCPLVLPIIGGCRVGKKALVSHVCGDERIRSYFSSVLYINGDSIQGIEDAMFCKVRTLIVVEFFTDMDEEDWVKFYSTASQMTAAGSKVIIISRIEKLARFGTVKAIHLNSLSQEEYSYLFKMLAFGSIDERHHPKMAAVANDLAVVLGGSLITANVIADLLRSNLNLQFWLRILRRFGGMVKNNLSKYGEHPKDIIEKEQPIDITRFASSCPSRLRLMPPRVERRNDADPNKNRPSMLFRDLIAGCKAIPDGDFELVTWESRIPPYTKYVQSVAAFADDTKNGPATFTRKRPFSC
- the LOC102714769 gene encoding uncharacterized protein LOC102714769 isoform X2 translates to MEVAISAIAGDLINRLMSFLMKKYTESICTHDKTKRLQELLIRVRVVVEEADGRCITNPTMLTQLNMLAKSMYRGYYMLDMIKYESSDDEEQVINILLQNHGHQSCPLVLPIIGGCRVGKKALVSHVCGDERIRSYFSSVLYINGDSIQGIEDAMFCKVRTLIVVEFFTDMDEEDWVKFYSTASQMTAAGSKVIIISRIEKLARFGTVKAIHLNSLSQEEYSYLFKMLAFGSIDERHHPKMAAVANDLAVVLGGSLITANVIADLLRSNLNLQFWLRILRRFGGMVKNNLSKYGEHPKDIIEKEQPIDITRFASSCPSRLRLMPPRVERRNDADPNKNRPSMLFRDLIAGCKAIPDGDFELVTWESRIPPYTKYVQSVAAFADDTKNGPATFTRKRPFSC